DNA sequence from the Brachybacterium sp. P6-10-X1 genome:
GACCACATCGACGCGATCACCACGGCCGATCTGCGCGCCCAGGCACCGCAGGCGCTGAGCTTCGTGGACCGCCACGCCAATCTGCTGCTGCTCCTGCTGGCGGCGTTCTACGTCTTCCACAACGTGCTGACCTTCGCCGTGTGGGGGCTGTGAGCACGTCGGGGGCGAGGCCGGGCCGCGCCGCCCGGCGTCGGGCTCGGCGGCGCCCCGCCCCGCTGCCGCAGCGGGAGGGGCTGGACCCGGTGCGCTGGGCAGTGCCGCCCGCAGCGGCGACGGCCGGCGCCCTCGCCGCGCTGCGGGAGCGGTTCCCCGCGCTCGCCGACCCTGCCGCGATCCCGCTGCGCGAGCGCTTCGCCCGCGGGGAGATCGTCGACGCCGAGGGCCGCCCATGGACGGCCGACGAGCCCGTCGGCCCCGGCCACGAGCTGTGGTTCCATCGGGAGCTGCGCCCCGAGCACGTGCCCGAGGTCGACCTGGACGTCCTCCATCGCGACGAGCACCTGCTGGTGCTCGACAAGCCCCACGACATGGCGACCATGCCGCGCGGGGCGCACGTGCTGGCCAGCGCGCTGGTCCGTCTCCGCCGCAGCACCGGCATCGAGACCCTGGTCCCGCTGCACCGCCTGGACCGTCGCACCGCGGGGGTGCTCGCCTTCGGCATCCGTCCCGAGGAACGGTCCGCCTACCAGCAGCTCTTCGCCCGGGGGGAGGTCGAGAAGGAGTACGAGGCCCGTGTGCGACCCGGGGCAGGGGCGCGCATCCCCACGACGGTGGGGGAGCGAGTCGTGCTGCGCGACCGCCTGGGCAGGCACCACGGACAGCTGACCGCGCAGGTCCTGGCAGGGGAGCCGAACGCGGTGACGACCCTCGAGGTCATCACGGTGGAGGAGGACGGCATCTTGGTGCTGAGGCTGCGACCCCGCACCGGGCGCACCCATCAGCTGCGCCTCCAGCTCTCCTCCCGGGGCGTCCCGATCCTCGGCGAGGACCTCTACCCGCAGCCCGTCGAGTGTCCGCCGATGCCGCTCCAGCTGCTCGCCCGCTCCTTGGCCCTCACCGATCCCGTCACCGGGGCGGAGCACCGATTCCTCAGCACCCGGGCGCTGGGCGGCCCGCGATGAGCGCCGGCGCCGGCCCGTACTCTGGATCGGTGACCGCCCCGCAGCCCCCCGATGCCCCCGCCCCGGAGCCTGCGCCGCGGCGCAGGCGGGACGGCGCCGTGATCATCGGGCCGACGATCCCCGCCCGGTACCGGCCGGGCGCGCTGATCGGGCTGCCGCTGGTGTCCGTTCTGCTGTCCCCGTTCGCCGGGGCGGGCCTGCAGCAGTGGCGTGCCGCCCGGCTCCGGGACGGCCACGACACCCTGCTCGAGCAGCTGCTGGCGCCGGCGGCGATGCAGCTGCTGGTCGGGGCCCTGCTGCTGTGGGCGCTGTTCGCGCTGTGGGCGGTCGTGCCGTTGCTGATGACCCACCGGGTGGTGCTCCTCGACGAGTCCGCTGAGACGCTCGAGCTGCGCAAAGGAGTGCGCAGCGCGGACCGGGCACGCCTGGCGGACGTCGACCACGCGGTGGGGGAGCCGGACCGGGGGAGCATGGCGCTGGTCGGGCTGCGTGGGCGTGACAGGGACGGGGCGCAGACGCTGCGGCAGTGGGTGGTTCCGGAGGTCGGCTGGGACGCGGCCTCCTTCGACGGCCTGCGGGTGCTGCAGGCCGCGGCCGGGCTGCGCCCCGCTCCGCCGCGGCGCGAGCTGGTGGCCGAGAACCGGCGCCGCCGGATCGCCCGCAGCAATCATGAGCTCGCGGACCGGCTCGGCATGCCCTGGCGGCCCGAGTACGAGTACGACGAGGCGGCCTTCCGCGCCGAGTTCGACCGGATCCGCCGCGTGCTCGGAGGACAGGAGCCGCCGCAGGACGGGGACCCCGAGGGCTGGTGACCCCCGGGGCGGAGACGTTCTGCGGGCGGCGGCCGTCCGCGGGCAGTGGGCGTCTGGCGCTGGGCCGTCGGGATCAGAAGGCGGCGCGCAGCACCAGCACCACGACGGCCCCGATGCTCGCGGCCGCCGGCAGCGTGATGATCCAGGCGAGGAAGATCGGCCGCATGAGCTTCCAGTTCGCGGCGCGGTTGACGATCCCGACTCCGAGCACGGCGCCGATCAGGATGTGGGTGGAGGAGACCGGCAGCCCCAGCACGGACGCCAGCAGCACGACACCCGCGGCCGCGAGCTCCGCCGCGAAGCCCGAGGACGGATGCATCGAGGTCAACCCGGTGCCGACGGTCGCGATGACCCGTCGGCCGACGAACCAGAGCCCGGAGACCAGGGCGATGCCGAAGGCCGCGAGCACCGCGGTGGGCACGGCGGCCTCCTCGGAGATCTGCCCGGTGCTGAGCACGTCCAGCACGGCCGCGAAGGGGCCGACGGCGTTGGCGATGTCGTTGGCGCCATGGCTGAAGGCGAAGGCCGAGGCGGTGAACACCTGCATCCAGCTGAACATGATGAAGGTGGCGCGGGAGATCGACTGCTTCTTCAGGGCACGGGCGAACACGGTCACCGCCATCCACACGCCCATCGCGACCATGATCAGCAGCAGCACTCCGCCGCCGATCGAGACGTCCAGCCCCACGTTCTTCAGCCCCTTGAACACGAGCATCCCCGCGATCACGACGGCGGCACCCGCGGCCAGCGGCGGGACCCGCTTCTCGAGCGCGTGGTAGGCGGCCTTGCGCTCGATCTTGCGAGCGGCCTTGCGCTCCTTCTTCGTCAGCGTCGAGGCGTGCTCTGCGAGCTCGGCACCAGGACTGCCGGGACTGAGGTCCAGGGCCGCGGACTCGGCGAAGGCGCTCTGCTGGAGCTCGGTCACGCGCTCGTACCCGGGCACGTGACGGCCGTCCTCGTCCTCCTCGCCGTCCTCGTCGTCGTCGTCATCATCGTCCTCGGCGTCGTCGAAGCCCCGGGAGCCCAGGGCGATCGCGCGCGCCGCCGGGGCGAGGATGCGGCGCTTGATCGCGCCGAAGAGCAGGAAGGCGGCGACACCGCCGAGCAGCGGCGAGAGGATCCAGGAGATCGCGATCATGCCGATCTCGCTCCACTGCACCATCTCCAGGCCGCCGGTCCCGGTGACGATACCGGTGGTGACGGCGGCGCCGACGATGCCGCCGATGATCGCGTGCGTGGTCGAGACCGGCCAGCCCATCTTGGTGGCCAGCAGCAGCCAGACGGCCGCTCCGAGCAGGGCGGACATCATGATGTAGGCGAAGGAGTGCGGATCCATGTGCATGCCGTCGATGTCGACGATGCCGCTGCGGACCGTTTCGGTGACGGAGCTGCCGGCGAGGACGGCCCCGGAGACCTCGAAGACGGCGGCGACCAGGAGCGCCTGCTTCATGGTCAAGGTCCCGGCCCCGACGCTGGTCCCGAAGGAGTTGGCGACGTCGTTGCCACCGATGTTGAAGGCCATGAACAGGCCGAAGGCGATCGCGAGGATCAGCAGGAAGGCGTTCACCTCGCCGCCGGAGTGGGAGAACGACCAGATGGTGAAGGCGACCACGGTCGCCGCCGTCATCAGGCCGGCACCGAGGTGCCAGTTCCGGTCCGGGCCGAGGAAACCAGGGGTCACCGGGACGTCGGAATGCTGCTGGACAGGCGTGGGGGACATTGTCGAGCTCCCGGGATGCGGAGGATCGGGGACGGTGAGCCGTGGTCGGACCGTCGCAGGGGCCGACGCCACTGTAGGCCACCGTGCGTTCACCACGAATCAATACGTCCACCTCGCGCCGGAGGACATCGGTGGGACCTGCACCGCCGAGTGCGGACGTGATCCACGCCTCGGCGATCTCAGCTCCAGGGGTGATGCCCCGCACGCTCGACATCTGTGCAGGTCGTGTCGATATGGCGGGCCGACGGTGTGATGAGCAGGACTGCACGTGCGCCGCGCGCGCCGCTACCATCGGTGCATGACGAGCGCGGATCCCTTCGGTTTCATCGGACTCACCTACGACGACGTGCTGCTGCTGCCCGGGGAGACGGATGTGATCCCCTCGGAGGCGGACACCTCCAGCCGGCTCACGCGGGAGATCAGCCTGAAGGTGCCGCTCGCGAGCGCCGCCATGGACACGGTCACCGAATCCCGGATGGCCATCGCCATGGCCCGCCACGGCGGCATCGGCATCCTGCACCGCAACCTCTCCATCGAGGACCAGGCCCATCAGGTCGACCTCGTCAAGCGCACCCAGACCGGTCGCATCACCAATCCCGTCACCATCGGGCCCGACGCCACCCTCGAGGACTTCGACGCCGTCTGCGGTCAGTACCGTGTCTCCGGGCTGCCGGTCGTCGATCCCTCGGGGCTCCTGCTGGGCATCTGCACCAACCGCGATCTGCGCTTCATCCCCGTCGCCGAGTGGGCGGGGACCCGGATCGCCGACGTCATGACCACCGAGCTGTTCACCGCCCCCGACGACGTCACCAGTGAGCAGGCCACGGCGCAGCTGCGCCGCAACAAGCGCGAGCGCCTCCCGCTCGTCGACGCCGACGGCCGCCTCACCGGGCTCATCACCGTCAAGGACTTCGTGAAGTCCGAGCAGTTCCCCGACGCCTCCAAGGATCGCCAAGGGCGCCTGCTGGTCGGGGCCGGCGTCGGCTTCTTCGGCGACTCCCTCGAGCGGGCCGCGGCCCTGCGCGAGGCCGGGGTCGACGTGCTCGTCGTGGACACCGCCAACGGGCACGCCCGCCTGGCGCTGGAGATGATCCGGACCATCAAGAACGACCCGCACTTCGCCGGCGTCCAGGTGATCGGCGGCAACGTCGCCACCCGCGCCGGCGCGCAGGCCCTGGTCGACGCCGGGGCCGACGCCGTCAAGGTCGGCGTCGGGCCGGGCTCCATCTGCACCACGCGCGTGGTCGCCGGCGTGGGCGTCCCGCAGGTCACCGCGATCCACGAGGCCTCCAAGGCCTGTGGCCCGGCCGGGGTCCCGCTGATCGGCGACGGCGGTCTGCAGCACTCCGGCGACATCGCCAAGGCCCTGGTCGCCGGGGCCGACACCGTCATGGTCGGGTCCCTGCTGGCCGGCACCGAGGAGTCCCCGGGCGAGGTGGTGCTCGTCGGCGGTAAGCAGTTCAAGGCCTACCGCGGCATGGGCTCCCTCGGCGCGATGGCCTCGCGCGGCAAGGAGTCCTTCTCCAAGGACCGCTACTTCCAGGCCGACGTCGACTCCGACGACAAGATCGTCCCCGAGGGGATCGAGGGCCGCGTCTCCTACAAGGGGCAGCTCGGCTCCGTGATCCACCAGCTCGTCGGCGGTCTGCACCAGTCGATGTTCTACGTCGGGGCGGACACCGTGCCGGAGCTCAAGGAGCGGGGGAACTTCGTGCGCATCACCGCGGCCGGACTCAAGGAGTCCCACCCCCATGACATGGCCGCGATCATGGAGGCCCCGAACTACTCCTCGCACTGAGGTCGCTCGCGCGGGCCGGGTGTCGGCCCGCCCCGATACGCTGAGTCCATGACCATCAGCACCGCTTCCTGGATCGACGCCCCGCTGCTCGGCTTCGACACCGAGACCACCGGCACGAACGTGGCCACCGACCGGATCGTGACCGTCGCCCTCGTGCACTCCGTCGGCCCGGGCCGGGAGAACGAGACCGTCGCGACCTGGCTGATCGACCCCGAGATCGACATTCCCGAACCGGCCCAGCGGGTCCACGGCATCAGCACGGAGCATGCGCGGGTGCACGGCATGAAGGCGGCCGAGGCGCTCGAGGAGGTCGTCACCATGATCGCCGACGCCCTGAACCAGGACGTCCCGCTGGTCGCCTTCAACGGCAGCTTCGACCTCGCCATCCTCGAGAACGAACTGACCCGGCTGGGCCTGCCCACGCTCGCCGCGCGCCTCGGTCATGACATCGCGCCCGTGATCGACCCGCTGGTGGTCGACCGCGGGGTGGACCGCTACCGCAAGGGCAAGCGCACCCTCACCGATCTCATCGCCCATTACGGCTGCGAGCAGGACGGCCGGCTGCACACGGCCGACGTGGACGTCTCGGCCACGTTGGACGTGCTGCGCGCCCTCGTGCTGGCCCACCCGAAGCTCGGCGGTTCGGCCCTGCCGGACCTGCATCGCGAGCAGATCGCCTGGCACCGCGCCTGGGCGGAGAACTTCAACCAGTTCCTCCAGAAGAAGGGCAGGACCCCGGACGTCAGCACCACCTGGCCGCTGTGACCCGAGGCCGGGCCGCTCCGCGCCGGGCCGACGGTA
Encoded proteins:
- a CDS encoding pseudouridine synthase encodes the protein MSTSGARPGRAARRRARRRPAPLPQREGLDPVRWAVPPAAATAGALAALRERFPALADPAAIPLRERFARGEIVDAEGRPWTADEPVGPGHELWFHRELRPEHVPEVDLDVLHRDEHLLVLDKPHDMATMPRGAHVLASALVRLRRSTGIETLVPLHRLDRRTAGVLAFGIRPEERSAYQQLFARGEVEKEYEARVRPGAGARIPTTVGERVVLRDRLGRHHGQLTAQVLAGEPNAVTTLEVITVEEDGILVLRLRPRTGRTHQLRLQLSSRGVPILGEDLYPQPVECPPMPLQLLARSLALTDPVTGAEHRFLSTRALGGPR
- a CDS encoding inorganic phosphate transporter, yielding MSPTPVQQHSDVPVTPGFLGPDRNWHLGAGLMTAATVVAFTIWSFSHSGGEVNAFLLILAIAFGLFMAFNIGGNDVANSFGTSVGAGTLTMKQALLVAAVFEVSGAVLAGSSVTETVRSGIVDIDGMHMDPHSFAYIMMSALLGAAVWLLLATKMGWPVSTTHAIIGGIVGAAVTTGIVTGTGGLEMVQWSEIGMIAISWILSPLLGGVAAFLLFGAIKRRILAPAARAIALGSRGFDDAEDDDDDDDEDGEEDEDGRHVPGYERVTELQQSAFAESAALDLSPGSPGAELAEHASTLTKKERKAARKIERKAAYHALEKRVPPLAAGAAVVIAGMLVFKGLKNVGLDVSIGGGVLLLIMVAMGVWMAVTVFARALKKQSISRATFIMFSWMQVFTASAFAFSHGANDIANAVGPFAAVLDVLSTGQISEEAAVPTAVLAAFGIALVSGLWFVGRRVIATVGTGLTSMHPSSGFAAELAAAGVVLLASVLGLPVSSTHILIGAVLGVGIVNRAANWKLMRPIFLAWIITLPAAASIGAVVVLVLRAAF
- the guaB gene encoding IMP dehydrogenase, whose translation is MTSADPFGFIGLTYDDVLLLPGETDVIPSEADTSSRLTREISLKVPLASAAMDTVTESRMAIAMARHGGIGILHRNLSIEDQAHQVDLVKRTQTGRITNPVTIGPDATLEDFDAVCGQYRVSGLPVVDPSGLLLGICTNRDLRFIPVAEWAGTRIADVMTTELFTAPDDVTSEQATAQLRRNKRERLPLVDADGRLTGLITVKDFVKSEQFPDASKDRQGRLLVGAGVGFFGDSLERAAALREAGVDVLVVDTANGHARLALEMIRTIKNDPHFAGVQVIGGNVATRAGAQALVDAGADAVKVGVGPGSICTTRVVAGVGVPQVTAIHEASKACGPAGVPLIGDGGLQHSGDIAKALVAGADTVMVGSLLAGTEESPGEVVLVGGKQFKAYRGMGSLGAMASRGKESFSKDRYFQADVDSDDKIVPEGIEGRVSYKGQLGSVIHQLVGGLHQSMFYVGADTVPELKERGNFVRITAAGLKESHPHDMAAIMEAPNYSSH
- a CDS encoding exonuclease domain-containing protein; this encodes MTISTASWIDAPLLGFDTETTGTNVATDRIVTVALVHSVGPGRENETVATWLIDPEIDIPEPAQRVHGISTEHARVHGMKAAEALEEVVTMIADALNQDVPLVAFNGSFDLAILENELTRLGLPTLAARLGHDIAPVIDPLVVDRGVDRYRKGKRTLTDLIAHYGCEQDGRLHTADVDVSATLDVLRALVLAHPKLGGSALPDLHREQIAWHRAWAENFNQFLQKKGRTPDVSTTWPL